In Malus sylvestris chromosome 2, drMalSylv7.2, whole genome shotgun sequence, the genomic stretch CTCTGTAGATTTGACAttttccaactcaaatctcgcactCATAGTCAATTACACTTATGTTACTCAAGGAGACGTATTtcgtccaagctcttccaacccaaaaGGAGAACAACATTTGTCTCGACAAgttatagagttgacgagcgccttCACATAACAGACGACCTTGGCAAATCAACTCTTGCAGCGCAtcgagatgcaacgtgcccctGACGAGGTGTTCTGCAGTAGGACAAAGGTAGATGAAGAACCTCTCCAGTAGTGTCCCGGCAAGCAACCATTCGACCAGCCATAAACCGAACATTTTGGCAAAGTACACTCTTGACTGGGCttccgagatagcgtatactctcgtcttaacGTGCGGAGTAGCGTGCACTCTCGATTAGGCCCACgaacgagcatacattcacggttggggttacATTCCAATAATCAACAAAAGCAATCTTCCAAATAAAGTGTTCATTCATGGCTAGGCCCGCAAGAagcatcctccacctcacatcaaagtaggcagcacgactgatggagagaagcagtcactcaatccggctcaagttcaactagTAGCCTATGAGAAATTCGCTTGCCTGCTAAGAATGTACCACATGTACCGCAACCGCGGCATAAACGAGCCGAACACATaaaagagcagcctagaccagcaggtTAAGACCGGGGGCAACTGAGAGCTCCGCCACCCCAATAAAGGTAAATTCATGAAGAAGTAAAAAGGCTCTTGACCGAATGATTGcacgatttccaacgcaacgaagCTACTGACGAGGCGCTCCGatgagacatgaccaacataagcggGTCGTATTTCATTGACAAGATCAAGCAGATAGGACTATCCCACATAAATTGTTGAATACAAAGATTAATTATGTTTATACAAAGGTAGCAGCTCAGCGTAATGGCGCGCTGGGGGAAAGCGAGTACCAGAAGGACACACCAGCCCAACTACCAAGAACCAGGGGCAGGCCTTGTTCTCAACACTTTAGACGATTCAATACTGAAGTAGCATATCACCAGAAGCCGACCATCACGGACCTAGTGGTCCAATTGTTGCATACAACCTGGCCCAAGCCAACCCCAGCTTTGCGCACACAGCCATAGCTATCTACTCCACAGCTCCCGGCAACCTTAGATCTATCACCATGGCTCCTAACTTTGCCTACCTATTCCAGGGCTCTTGACAACCCTTGATCTATCACCATGGCTCCTAACCGTGTCGATCTTGCACCATGGCTCCAGCCTTGTCGATCTCGCCCTATGGCTTATAATCGTGTCGACTAAGCCCATGGTACTCCaaacttcaaagcatccaacgaCGGAGCAGAAGACAAGGTTTTATTAGCAGCCCCTACTAGTGAAAGACTTAGCGGTGAAGAAGCTTgtaatccattcaaattcttaGCTGATCACCAACCAAGCCTCAGAAGGGCACACGATGAAACATATAACGATGGCACAATATTTGAAGAAAGTCTGGAAGTAGCTCGATGCATTTTCGACTTACACCCTTACGTAGGTTTCACAAGCAGTTCGAAGTCTCAAGAAGATTGCCAAACAAGACCTAGCAGGCTGAGGATTATTTCAATTTTCTAGCAGTCCAGTATTCCTCAACTGCACTCACGACAACGACTTTCATGCTCTCTAGTgagagagggtaaactaatcccCCAACACCCATTTaggtttgctctccagtgtgaggataaactaattgttctccagtgcgagagggtaaatcAATTCCCTAACACCCATATaggtaagctctccagtgcgaaaaggtaaactaattgctctccagagCGAGATGGTAAACTAATTGTTTTccccagtgcgagagggtaaactaattcccctaCACCCATCTAAGTAAACTCTCAATGTGAGAAGGCCACATAGCCcaaaagatcgaatgcttgaagaACTAGGCAACGAATAGTCAAAGGGTCGCAGCCACTTTGCACTCAACAGTTCGCTCATCTGACACTTCATCTTTAACAACTCCGATCTTGGTAGCTCCATCTGTGACTGCTCCATCTATAGtagctgagaaatcaaactcaagcagtttcctcatttttggtaagcagccCAAACCGTGGCACATGGCAAGCCAACTCCTGGCCCTTGCCAGCCGATATGTCGCACCACGCTGACAGCTGCCCCGTGACAGCACCACCTAAGAAGAAGCCAAGgagaattaagtttttcttacattggtgcggcgcgaaaaagacaaagaaatcaacggAAGACGGTTTTTTGCATAAGCAAGCAAAGAATAGTGCTAAAGAAGGggaaacaaatatcctctagtcttctttttttcttgtacggataaataattgccctccgaagttgatttaatctcgtacttaaggtaggcttaaataggctttggaggtgaattatttccctttcctagaagaatctaACTCCAAGTCTAAgtgagaatctacatcaaagttagaaatctctacacctgttgccctttcctATGAGTAGCCCAGCAGGTGTGAGGGCATttatggagcaaaaaataatcgagaaaaatttggaggcgacacgtggattctagggtacaaaaagagaaaattaccctcaaggcaCACCAAAGCttctacgcgcaagcagcggacaatcatgacccaatcaaggtcaaaagtgatcaaaataggtatttattcaaaacctatttcatccatcctcatcaaatctccctcacaaggtaactcccaaattatttctcctaaattatattaattagctaattaattaatttatcactgaattaatttattaattagctaattaattgtaAATTACACCTAAAAACCACTAAATGTGGCCGGTTCCCATCTCtcccaagggggccggccacacccctataaataccaccccaTTTTCTTCAAAAACCTAAATTGAATCCTCTTacaaaaattctctaaattctccaaacacttttctctcaaaattctaacttttgcattagaggttcttcggccaaagccccccttcCAATTtatcgtgggcgtgtgaggctcttggccttgacctaaggtgttaattgtttttgcaagtgcattttcgtctaagaacaagaaggaagaaatttgcatccacacaaaCTGTTGTTTTGCTTTTTTATTACATAGGGCAATCATATACTtttcttaaaaataatttaatctaTTTTGGATAAAAAATTCTATCACATTTTAATcgctttttcaatatttttgttaattattttattttgcaaaaAAGAAGAAGCTAAGATTACATTGTTGTCAGACGTTGCACACAACTTTACTTCTTTGTAGTTCGATTCACTGCCCCAACCAAGAATTGCAGTTTTTACGAGCTTGAAAGTCAAGCTATTTACAGGTATATATTTGAAtcaaaaaatcattttttttctgttcTTTTTTTAGATGTTTTagttttgaaattttgttttccTCTCTTTGCTAGACAGTGTTAGATGGTTTTATTCAGTCTTCAACTATTTTTGAAAATAAGTCTGGGTGTTCTGTGCCACTATAACACAAATATTTTCatgtgtgaaaataaaaattgttaTGTTGTTATGTAGTGTTTGAACAACACAGTGTTCATACATATACTTTGTTGCatctgttttaattttcttcttaAAAAATGAGTGTAGGTTTAAGTTAGTCATTTACATAACTGCTTATAATGTCAACTGATACATCTTTTTTCCTTATTTCTATTTTCGTTTCcttttttatctttcttttttcttatttttttcattttttgagcGTAGACAACATCATCCTCAACAGTACCAGTGCAATACTTTTCTTTGTTGATCCAAAGACTCCAGAATTAAATTCATATAAATCATAACACACCTAgaattattaaaagaaaaatagttatTCTTTTTATGCTCATTTCACTAATGTTAGATCAAAATTGTTGCAGGTTTTCTGGCTTGTCTCACCCTATTACAACACTCCCTCCCTCTAATTAGGCAAGAGAAACTGAAGTTTTCCAGACTGGAAAAAAGGTCACAATTGAAGAGTTGGGCTATTTGGATCCGGATTTATATACGGTACACATAATGCTTTTATTTTATCATATTAAATCAAAACAATCTTATTCACTTTTTACTTCTTTTACATAAGCTTTCTATTTAATGATTATTAACCATCTAAACATCTTTCTGAATATTTCACAGGATGATACATTTTTGTGCAAGGTATCAATTAAGCTGTTTAACACAACATATGAATAGTGATATGCTGCTTGCCTTACATGTGCCAAACAAATGTACAAGGGCCCAACGACTGTTTAACTGATGTGTCAAAAAGATCCAAATCAAATGCTGACTCCTTGGTAATAAGTTAAACACTATATTTCGGTTTTGTCAATTGATCATTGTCTCATATCattcttaaactgaaacttatcctttattttgtttttaattacataTTTTCAGTTAATAGTTCATTGATCATGTAACCACATTACAActtaaaaacttaataaaatTGGAATGCAACTTTGCACAGCcatccttttatttttcatatgattagtaTTAACAATCAGctataacataaaaaaaatctatGAGATTGCAGTTTTTGACTTATTACACCATTTATCCTCTgtaattaatgtttttttttttctatttgaatGAAGGTACAAAGTGTTCTTAGTCCTTGAATACGAAACAAATGAAATCAGTGCTCTCATTGTCAGCAAATCAGGCGAAAATGTCTTTGGCATGGCATGCAAAGATTTGGCTTTCAATCAATGATCAACAGATCAAAAGCAATTAACAAGTGAGTTTCTCAAACTTTTaggccaaaggaaaaaaatttcaCCTCCGGTTTGGAAGCTAACAAAATTTGTTGAATTCAAATGATTTCCTCATCTCAAATGTTTTTGAGGACACAATGATCCAACCAACAACACCACAGTCTATTAGCAGAGAAATTGCAGTGTCTTTCACGACAATTTCATCGTCCACTACACTGATTGAAAAAACTGGAGAATCgtagaagagaaaaagagattCAATCAGGAGAGCCCTTTTTACAAAAGCTGAAAACATGTTATATTCTTACAACATTTTTTTCTCAATCTCTAATTATTTTCAATCTGACCTAAATCTATTTTTCCAATCTCCTTAATATGTTTGGCACAGCGAGACAGAGGAAATCTCTAAAGCAGATGTGCACAGGATTTTGATCAAGTTATGAtcaaattgttgaaaaaaaacagcttcTCCAACTAGCGTGAAAAAAAGACCCTCCTCTACAAAAGAAAAACTAGGCAACTTTGCTTCATTCCCATTTTTTATGTGATGTAACCATATTTACACACACTTGATTACAGCTCAGTtagcatttacatttttttttctcacattCTTTTATTTGAAGTCACTGCCAGAAGGAAAAAACATTTGCCACTGTAGAAAACAGTCTTACCATCTTTTGTTAAAACAACAACAGTGCTTCTCCATATTTTTTGCGTGTAAATAGTTCGTTGTAACATCAATTCCCCTATTTTTTGTGCACATGAACAATTTGATGTTTTCAAATCTTTCATCTACAACTACTAATGCTGATAAAGACCTAGCATAGCTACCAGTGGGAAATATTAgactaatcatttttgtacatCAATGTCAAAATGTTTCTTGatgttttttgtataaattgtaTAACTGTAGATAGTGGCCTGTAAAAAATATTCACTACATTATGTATGCAGTCTTTATTATCTTTATGTTAATGGTGTTAGTCTACATTTCTATACATCTATATTTTTGGAACATCTTCTATAGTTTTATTTTCGTTCCTGCAACAACGTGCGGGCACAATTTCCTAGTGTTTCCTAAAAGCGGCGGATGGAGCCCATAACTCCTTTTATTTCATCCAATTTTCAAGGATAGTTATTCACTGATGTACCTTAATTAGTTATTCACCATGTGAATTGGATTAGAATTTTCTCTTCTATTTCATTCTCATTCCCTCTTTTCTTCtcacactttttattttatctttttctatAAAATATATTAACATGACTTAATAATGACTATTCAATTTGGAAAAAAGGGAAGTTTCTTCtcacactttttattttatctttttctatAAAATATATTAACATGACTTAATAATGACTATTCAATTTGgaaaaaagggaaggaaaaaaaaaaaagagatgagaATCTTACTCCCTGTAAATTTGACCCACATGCAATGTATGTACCCAATAAGAGAATTACCATTCTAACCCCATGGTCAATACATTGAGAATTTGTGAGTACACACACGTTCACTTTCCAAATTGAATTGCACATTCCCTTTTTTACCAAACAGATTTGGAACCAAAATTTCCGCATAACCGTCACACTGCTCCGTGATGttagttatcaattcaatatcAAGACAGAATACCTTGTTCATTTATCACATGTGCCAAATGctaaagaaatttttttgtatACTCCTACTCCCTACTGGTAAGGTATACGTGTTATTATATGAATGAAGAATATAATTGATATGGCGAAGAAaacaatataaaaacaaaagaaagcgaAAGTAAAAGGAAAGGGGGAGTGAAGGGTCACCACACCAAGTAATCGAAAGGTGAATAAAAGCAGCGAATTCAGATCATGTGTCAAAAGAATACAATGGGAACCCGATCCGGCAGCCAGGCACAACAACCAGGTCTGTAGTAAATAAATAATCAACAGAAGGGTAGGCAGGACAAAAGATTAAAATAATGACTGCATAACAACAAACACCGTCCctccttcctctcttcttcGTTTAGTATAATGCCAATACTGCCCATCCCAATGCCATGGATCCCATCACCTTGAGGGACCTGATCGTCATTGCACCACTCTGCATTTCCAATATCCACAGAATAAAATATTACAACAAACCCCAAGAAAtaatctttttttaatttagcaTATTAATAATTTCCTGCTATCAGGTGTTTACCACAATGACACTAGACACTACCCCTCATCTGTCATCTCTCAGTAAGATtcatttctaaattttttgACCTAGGGGTAATTAAGTAAATTAATCACATATTTAACCCAACCTAACCACTACCAATGGTGGCGCGTGAGTAGTATGTAGAGTCGGTATGCCGTGGGTGGCGGGACAGTCCACCGCCCAGATCAACAGATCTGATGAATGTACAATAGGGAAAAACGTCTATTACACGCTTAAGGGAGCGCGTGaacaaacagaaaaacaaaacgcGGCGTTTCGAGTGATAACAAAGGATTAGCGCGGCCTTTACAGTGACGTTATGAATCCAAGTAAATTTTGAACTGAAAATTCCAGATCTGGGTGCGCATTGCACCAACAGCGCATAATAGATctaaacagaaaacaaaagatTAGAAACAGAGAGCATACCTGGTCGTCAGCTGCAGTTGAAGGACTAGGAGACGAAGCATCAGGGCTCGATGACGGTCCCTCCGGCGCCGGTGGGCTGGCAGTATCCGGAGTCGGAGCAGCCGCCGGAGACTTGTGCTTCGACTTCTTGCTGGGAGCCGGGGAAGGGACCTCAGTAGTAGTGGGTGCCTCAGCTGCGGGAGCAGGGGTGGCTGACGGAGGAGATGTGGCCAGTGGTGGGGAGCTGACCGGAGCCTTAGCCGGTGGGGAGCTCACTGGAGATGGCAATGGGGGTGAGACGGTAGCGGTAGGAGGAGTGGCCGCCGGAGTTGGAGCAGTGGCGGGCTTGGGTGGAGCCGACGCCGGAGTGGGAGCAGGTTTGGGGGTGGCAACTGGAGATGGTGACTTGGGCTGAGGAGCTGCAGCTGGTGTAATAGCTGGAGGGGTGGCGGATGGTGTGGC encodes the following:
- the LOC126584178 gene encoding classical arabinogalactan protein 4-like, which gives rise to MERNNIFTIALICLLVAGVGGQAPSAAPTTTPATPSATPPAITPAAAPQPKSPSPVATPKPAPTPASAPPKPATAPTPAATPPTATVSPPLPSPVSSPPAKAPVSSPPLATSPPSATPAPAAEAPTTTEVPSPAPSKKSKHKSPAAAPTPDTASPPAPEGPSSSPDASSPSPSTAADDQSGAMTIRSLKVMGSMALGWAVLALY